The Hypomesus transpacificus isolate Combined female chromosome 2, fHypTra1, whole genome shotgun sequence genome window below encodes:
- the cep85 gene encoding centrosomal protein of 85 kDa isoform X1: MTTSQRYLVEPKLKVGFSDMEWQTPAVSEKFQSRFGRRPGTADSGDTGFGATPSESTEDFHSSCSSPSFQPIRSQIPIPTAHVMPSTAGAPASQPHEAQASAEAHRPSSGSRTSSGSSSKSSLSKSASSPNLDAPAGVDPLGAKPDCLSRYRSLVNGLDHSLFPLGDHSRLDHSFETPTVEPTLNQSALLGGMNPDVRLRLQMTSAGETPACTPEAYRGSAEQSFRPLPEARPTAAGGPDAFSQRGSLHAGAYPAGAYPPGAYPPGAYPPGAYPPAAYLGSMGLQSQALLREQVGPKAYEPLLQDRSSEMPIWQQQNKLDTLRLQMEHMQLLNAGVNQYQPLYSASLFPDAGKWDSLVKANESQLKEKEMIIERQKQQMSQLEHRLRDSELQVHGALLGRGAPYGDVCLLRLQEAQRENTFLRAQFAERSDCAAQEVAEAERRLGAVETETRRLTEALTEAGAQHTEELGKQEERIRTRDKHINNLKKKCQKEAQQNREKQQRIETLERYLADLPTMEDYQSQNKQLVEVEQQATQLQGRVQDLEVSLEEARSRVREKESQLEEQKHREKELLTTVTSLQERVQEGLEDGARLPSLDVEKLREENRVLREEQHRLKKVIEKQLRMMEQLGAQIRTQEEQVSHEESSSQALSEELRAKDRTLLQMHTAMKELSEQNQDLMEQKLTLQERLEDPEWRGPDRASLQPAGARLTQKLHREMASCLGDLRSVCNVLTQRAQGRNPNLSLLLGITSPPLEERVEDWLSAEVLQEKLAEAQQLRRDVEELRTTISDRYAQDMGDNCITQ, translated from the exons ATGACCACCTCGCAGAGGTACCTCGTGGAGCCCAAACTTAAAG TGGGGTTCTCTGACATGGAGTGGCAAACGCCAGCTGTGTCTGAAAAGTTCCAGAGTCGATTTGGCCGTCGTCCGGGGACAGCAGACAGTGGAGACACTGGCTTTGGCGCCACCCCATCTGAAAGCACAGAAG ATTTCcacagctcctgcagcagcccGTCGTTCCAGCCAATCCGCAGCCAGATCCCCATCCCCACTGCCCACGTCATGCCGTCCACGGCCGGAGCCCCGGCCTCCCAGCCCCATGAGGCCCAGGCTTCAGCCGAGGCCCACCGGCCCTCATCTGGCTCCAGAACCTCCAGCGGCTCCAGCTCCAAGTCCTCGCTCTCCAAATCGGCGTCCTCCCCCAACCTGGACGCTCCGGCCGGCGTGGATCCTCTGGGGGCCAAGCCCGACTGCCTGAGCCGCTACCGGAGCCTGGTGAACGGCCTGGACCACTCGCTGTTCCCCCTGGGGGACCACTCTCGCCTGGACCACAGCTTCGAGACCCCCACGGTGGAGCCCACGCTCAACCAGTCCGCCCTGCTGGGGGGGATGAACCCCGACGTCCGGCTGCGGCTCCAGATGACCTCCGCGGGGGAAACTCCGGCCTGCACCCCCGAGGCCTACAGGGGATCCGCGGAGCAGTCCTTCAGGCCTCTCCCGGAGGCCAGGCCGACTGCTGCTGGTGGCCCCGACGCCTTCAGCCAGAGAGGCAGCCTGCATGCCGGGGCCTACCCAGCCGGGGCCTACCCTCCTGGGGCCTACCCTCCTGGGGCCTACCCTCCTGGGGCTTACCCTCCAGCGGCCTACCTGGGCTCCATGGGTCTGCAGTCGCAGGCTCTGCTGAGGGAGCAGGTGGGGCCCAAGGCCTACGAGCCGCTGCTGCAGGACCGGAGCAGCGAGATGCCCATCTGGCAGCAGCAGAACAAGCTAGACACACTGCGACTACAGATGGAGCACATGCAG TTACTAAATGCAGGAGTCAACCAGTACCAGCCTCTCTACTCCGCATCCCTGTTCCCTGATGCTGGGAAGTGGGACTCTCTGGTCAAGGCCAATGAGAGTCagctgaaggagaaggagatgatCATAGAGAG acagaagCAGCAGATGTCCCAGCTGGAGCACAGGCTGAGGGACAGTGAGCTACAGGTCCACGGGGCGCTGCTGGGGCGAGGAGCACCGTATGGAGACGTGTGTCTGCTGAGACTgcag GAGGCTCAGAGGGAGAACACCTTCCTGAGGGCCCAGTTTGCAGAGCGCAGTGACTGTGCGGCGCAGGAGGTGGCGGAGGCGGAGCGCCGGCTGGGCGCCGTGGAGACGGAGACACGGCGCCTGACGGAAGCTCTGACGGAGGCCGGAGCCCAGCACACTGAGGAGCTGgggaagcaggaggagagg ATCCGCACTCGGGACAAGCACATCAACAACCTGAAGAAGAAGTGTCAGAAAGAGGCGCAGCAGAACCGAGAGAAGCAGCAGCGCATCGAGACTCTGGAGCGCTACCTGGCCGACCTGCCCACCATGGAGGACTACCAGAGCCAGAACAAGCAG CTCGTGGAGGTGGAGCAGCAGGCGACCCAGCTGCAGGGGCGGGTGCAGGACCTAGAGGTGTCTCTGGAAGAGGCCCGCTCACGCGTGCGGGAGAAGGAGTCCCAGCTGGaggaacagaaacacagagagaaggagctgcTGACCACGgtcaccag tcTGCAGGAGCGCGtgcaggaggggctggaggacggGGCCAGGCTGCCCTCCCTGGATGTGGAGAAGCTGAGAGAGGAGAACCGAGTCCTGAGGGAGGAGCAACACCGGCTGAAAAag gtCATTGAGAAGCAGCTGAGGATGATGGAGCAGCTGGGTGCTCAGATCAGG acgcaggaggagcaggtttCTCACGAGGAGAGCAGCTCTCAGGCTCTGAGTGAGGAGTTGCGAGCCAAAGACCGGACTCTTCTCCAGATGCACACGGCGATGAAAGAG CTGTCTGAGCAGAACCAGGACCTGATGGAGCAGAAGCTGACCCTGCAGGAGCGCCTGGAGGACCCCGAGTGGAGGGGTCCGGACCGGGCCTCCCTGCAGCCGGCCGGGGCCCGCCTCACCCAGAAGCTCCACAGAGAGATGGCCTCCTGCCTGGGGGACCTCCGCTCCGTCTGCAACGTCCTGACCCAGAGGGCCCAGGGCCGGAACCCCAACCTGTCCCTGCTGCTTGGCATCACCT CGCCGCCGCTGGAGGAGCGGGTGGAGGACTGGCTGAGTGCGGAGGTCCTGCAGGAGAAGCTGGCTGAAGCCCAGCAGCTCCGCAGGGACGTGGAGGAGCTCCGCACCACCATCTCAGACCGCTACGCCCAGGACATGGGAGACAACTGCATCACCCAGTAG
- the ubxn11 gene encoding UBX domain-containing protein 11 → MSSPLSMLRKNRRMPLPGYLGQHGGRKVPFKEDPLKEYKALLSGLSGPSDPVGTHSTATDMTATSGSKVTQKKGHSSHAPPTDFELMSSMMQKLSLLENKVKIQALEIERKEKKIFVLEEKVKLLQKSREKMTDGEEEKDLVRTCHKLQIQIWEMESFLNDYGMIWVGDDEKRDTAQQEEVGGHVQRQFPLEGGGRRSLWQPEASLVGHFHMNFDLVAQSIRELNVLAGEGESFVRATPRGAQLAQKACIPLVLYKNGVFMFDGPFRSYQEPSTQHCMQDLMDGYFPSELKERFPEGVPFQVLDRREEEFKERRPWAEFPGKGQAVVGPSSNPDHTHTTLSQIPGRKLSMDQFLNRLPKVVVKAGRVIDIRDSVKTSLQGSSDAADHSAVTLVDTPVLRDMKERMKLQEGDRPPSARDVATLRLRSEDGERTFILKMHFSETIGHLRRYLDNHRGEGLPGYDIISVFPQRCYGEDCQTLQSCGLTPSAALLLRTRPCPQ, encoded by the exons ATGAGCTCTCCGCTATCAATGCTACGTAAAAACAGACGCATGCCTCTTCCTGGATATCTGGGTCAACACGG GGGAAGAAAAGTGCCATTCAAGGAAGATCCCTTGAAAG AATATAAAGCTTTGCTAAGTGGCCTGTCTGGACCATCAGATCCCGTTGGGACTCATTCCACAGCCACTGACATGACCGCTACTtccgggtcaaaggtcacacaaAAGAAAGGCCACAGCAGTC ATGCTCCTCCGACTGACTTTGAGCTGATGTCTTCTATGATGCAGAAGCTAAGCTTACTGGAGAACAAGGTGAAGATCCAGGCACTGGAAATCGAACGCAAG GAGAAGAAGATTTTTGTCCTTGAGGAGAAAGTCAAACTTCTTCAGAAGTCAAGAG AAAAGATGacagatggggaggaggagaaagacctTGTTAGAACTTGCCACAAACTACAGATCCAGATATGGGAAATGGAG AGCTTTCTGAATGACTATGGTATGATCTGGGTGGGGGACGATGAAAAACGTGACAccgcccaacaagaggaagtaGGGGGTCATGTGCAGAGGCAGTTTCCattggagggtggagggaggagaagcctTTGGCAGCCAG AGGCCTCTTTGGTGGGACATTTCCACATGAACTTTGACCTGGTGGCTCAGAGCATCAGGGAGCTGAACGTCCTGGCGGGGGAGGGCGAGTCTTTCGTGAGAGCGACCCCCAGAGGGGCTCAGCTGGCCCAGAAGGCCTGCATTCCCCTGGTCCTCTACAAGAACGGTGTCTTCATGTTCGACGGACCTTTCCGGTCGTATCAGGAACCCAGCACTCAG CATTGCATGCAAGACCTGATGGATGGATACTTCCCCTCTGAGCTAAAGGAAAGGTTTCCAGAAGGGGTGCCGTTTCAG GTCTTGGACAGACGAGAGGAGGAGTTTAAAGAGAGACGGCCGTGGGCGGAGTTTCCTGGGAAGGGGCAAGCTGTGGTTGGTCCATCAAGCAACCCagaccacacccacaccaccctCTCTCAAATTCCTG GTAGGAAACTGAGCATGGATCAGTTCCTGAACCGGCTGCCGAAGGTGGTGGTGAAGGCTGGTAGAGTGATTGACATTCGGGACTCGGTGAAGACCAGTCTGCAG GGTTCCTCTGATGCAGCCGACCACAGTGCTGTGACCCTCGTAGACACCCCGGTGCTGCGGGACATGAAAGAGAG GATGAAGCTGCAGGAGGGGGACCGGCCTCCGTCCGCCCGCGACGTGGCAACGCTGAGGCTGAGGTCTGAGGACGGGGAGCGCACGTTCATCCTGAAGATGCACTTCTCAGAAACCATAGGGCACCTTCGCCGCTACCTCGACAACCACCG GGGGGAAGGTCTCCCAGGATATGACATCATAAGCGTGTTCCCTCAGCGTTGCTACGGTGAGGACTGCCAGACGCTCCAGTCCTGTGGGCTCACCCCCAGCGCTGCCCTGCTGCTGAGGACACGCCCCTGTCCGCAGTGA
- the cep85 gene encoding centrosomal protein of 85 kDa isoform X2: MPSTAGAPASQPHEAQASAEAHRPSSGSRTSSGSSSKSSLSKSASSPNLDAPAGVDPLGAKPDCLSRYRSLVNGLDHSLFPLGDHSRLDHSFETPTVEPTLNQSALLGGMNPDVRLRLQMTSAGETPACTPEAYRGSAEQSFRPLPEARPTAAGGPDAFSQRGSLHAGAYPAGAYPPGAYPPGAYPPGAYPPAAYLGSMGLQSQALLREQVGPKAYEPLLQDRSSEMPIWQQQNKLDTLRLQMEHMQLLNAGVNQYQPLYSASLFPDAGKWDSLVKANESQLKEKEMIIERQKQQMSQLEHRLRDSELQVHGALLGRGAPYGDVCLLRLQEAQRENTFLRAQFAERSDCAAQEVAEAERRLGAVETETRRLTEALTEAGAQHTEELGKQEERIRTRDKHINNLKKKCQKEAQQNREKQQRIETLERYLADLPTMEDYQSQNKQLVEVEQQATQLQGRVQDLEVSLEEARSRVREKESQLEEQKHREKELLTTVTSLQERVQEGLEDGARLPSLDVEKLREENRVLREEQHRLKKVIEKQLRMMEQLGAQIRTQEEQVSHEESSSQALSEELRAKDRTLLQMHTAMKELSEQNQDLMEQKLTLQERLEDPEWRGPDRASLQPAGARLTQKLHREMASCLGDLRSVCNVLTQRAQGRNPNLSLLLGITSPPLEERVEDWLSAEVLQEKLAEAQQLRRDVEELRTTISDRYAQDMGDNCITQ, from the exons ATGCCGTCCACGGCCGGAGCCCCGGCCTCCCAGCCCCATGAGGCCCAGGCTTCAGCCGAGGCCCACCGGCCCTCATCTGGCTCCAGAACCTCCAGCGGCTCCAGCTCCAAGTCCTCGCTCTCCAAATCGGCGTCCTCCCCCAACCTGGACGCTCCGGCCGGCGTGGATCCTCTGGGGGCCAAGCCCGACTGCCTGAGCCGCTACCGGAGCCTGGTGAACGGCCTGGACCACTCGCTGTTCCCCCTGGGGGACCACTCTCGCCTGGACCACAGCTTCGAGACCCCCACGGTGGAGCCCACGCTCAACCAGTCCGCCCTGCTGGGGGGGATGAACCCCGACGTCCGGCTGCGGCTCCAGATGACCTCCGCGGGGGAAACTCCGGCCTGCACCCCCGAGGCCTACAGGGGATCCGCGGAGCAGTCCTTCAGGCCTCTCCCGGAGGCCAGGCCGACTGCTGCTGGTGGCCCCGACGCCTTCAGCCAGAGAGGCAGCCTGCATGCCGGGGCCTACCCAGCCGGGGCCTACCCTCCTGGGGCCTACCCTCCTGGGGCCTACCCTCCTGGGGCTTACCCTCCAGCGGCCTACCTGGGCTCCATGGGTCTGCAGTCGCAGGCTCTGCTGAGGGAGCAGGTGGGGCCCAAGGCCTACGAGCCGCTGCTGCAGGACCGGAGCAGCGAGATGCCCATCTGGCAGCAGCAGAACAAGCTAGACACACTGCGACTACAGATGGAGCACATGCAG TTACTAAATGCAGGAGTCAACCAGTACCAGCCTCTCTACTCCGCATCCCTGTTCCCTGATGCTGGGAAGTGGGACTCTCTGGTCAAGGCCAATGAGAGTCagctgaaggagaaggagatgatCATAGAGAG acagaagCAGCAGATGTCCCAGCTGGAGCACAGGCTGAGGGACAGTGAGCTACAGGTCCACGGGGCGCTGCTGGGGCGAGGAGCACCGTATGGAGACGTGTGTCTGCTGAGACTgcag GAGGCTCAGAGGGAGAACACCTTCCTGAGGGCCCAGTTTGCAGAGCGCAGTGACTGTGCGGCGCAGGAGGTGGCGGAGGCGGAGCGCCGGCTGGGCGCCGTGGAGACGGAGACACGGCGCCTGACGGAAGCTCTGACGGAGGCCGGAGCCCAGCACACTGAGGAGCTGgggaagcaggaggagagg ATCCGCACTCGGGACAAGCACATCAACAACCTGAAGAAGAAGTGTCAGAAAGAGGCGCAGCAGAACCGAGAGAAGCAGCAGCGCATCGAGACTCTGGAGCGCTACCTGGCCGACCTGCCCACCATGGAGGACTACCAGAGCCAGAACAAGCAG CTCGTGGAGGTGGAGCAGCAGGCGACCCAGCTGCAGGGGCGGGTGCAGGACCTAGAGGTGTCTCTGGAAGAGGCCCGCTCACGCGTGCGGGAGAAGGAGTCCCAGCTGGaggaacagaaacacagagagaaggagctgcTGACCACGgtcaccag tcTGCAGGAGCGCGtgcaggaggggctggaggacggGGCCAGGCTGCCCTCCCTGGATGTGGAGAAGCTGAGAGAGGAGAACCGAGTCCTGAGGGAGGAGCAACACCGGCTGAAAAag gtCATTGAGAAGCAGCTGAGGATGATGGAGCAGCTGGGTGCTCAGATCAGG acgcaggaggagcaggtttCTCACGAGGAGAGCAGCTCTCAGGCTCTGAGTGAGGAGTTGCGAGCCAAAGACCGGACTCTTCTCCAGATGCACACGGCGATGAAAGAG CTGTCTGAGCAGAACCAGGACCTGATGGAGCAGAAGCTGACCCTGCAGGAGCGCCTGGAGGACCCCGAGTGGAGGGGTCCGGACCGGGCCTCCCTGCAGCCGGCCGGGGCCCGCCTCACCCAGAAGCTCCACAGAGAGATGGCCTCCTGCCTGGGGGACCTCCGCTCCGTCTGCAACGTCCTGACCCAGAGGGCCCAGGGCCGGAACCCCAACCTGTCCCTGCTGCTTGGCATCACCT CGCCGCCGCTGGAGGAGCGGGTGGAGGACTGGCTGAGTGCGGAGGTCCTGCAGGAGAAGCTGGCTGAAGCCCAGCAGCTCCGCAGGGACGTGGAGGAGCTCCGCACCACCATCTCAGACCGCTACGCCCAGGACATGGGAGACAACTGCATCACCCAGTAG
- the LOC124474887 gene encoding tRNA selenocysteine 1-associated protein 1-like isoform X1, giving the protein MSCLWMGNLEPYMDEKFISRAFATMGELVVGVRIIRNKMNWGAAGYCFVELADEATAERCLRKVNGKPLPGATPVRFPTPAQPPSTVSVCEPKRFKLNRATYGKQGETRGGYMDNKYDQQYSYNNNQYYQDYSNYYSNWGYDQNTGDYSGYNYNQYDYSNQTYEEMEEYGLEDPMAELDVIEANRQFIEESEELYEAIIDCHWPTLGSPTATKPQ; this is encoded by the exons ATGAGTTGCTTGTGGATGGGCAAT TTGGAGCCCTACATGGATGAAAAGTTCATTTCTCGAGCATTCGCCACCATGGGAGAACTAGTGGTTGGAGTGAGAATTATTCGAAACAAGATGAACTG GGGTGCAGCGGGTTATTGTTTTGTAGAGCTGGCAGACGAAGCAACGGCAGAGCGGTGCCTGAGGAAAGTCAACGGAAAACCTCTACCTGGAGCAACTCCGGTACGATTCCCCACACCTGCCCAACCACCCAGCACAGTATCAGTTTGCGAA CCTAAAAGGTTCAAGCTTAACCGTGCCACTTATGGgaaacagggagagaccag GGGTGGCTATATGGACAACAAGTACGACCAACAGTACTCTTACAACAACAACCAATACTATCAAGATTACTCGAACTACTACTCAAACTGGGGTTATGACCAGAACACGGGCGACTACAGCGGCTACAACTATAACCAGTACGACTATAGCAACCAG ACGTACGAGGAGATGGAAGAATACGGACTGGAGG acCCCATGGCAGAGCTAGACGTAATCGAGGCCAACAGGCAGTTCATAGAGGAGAGCGAAGAACTATACGAAGCCATCATAGACTGCCACTGGCCCACCCTGGGGTCCCCTACAGCCACCAAGCCACAGTAG
- the LOC124474887 gene encoding tRNA selenocysteine 1-associated protein 1-like isoform X2, whose product MSCLWMGNLEPYMDEKFISRAFATMGELVVGVRIIRNKMNWGAAGYCFVELADEATAERCLRKVNGKPLPGATPPKRFKLNRATYGKQGETRGGYMDNKYDQQYSYNNNQYYQDYSNYYSNWGYDQNTGDYSGYNYNQYDYSNQTYEEMEEYGLEDPMAELDVIEANRQFIEESEELYEAIIDCHWPTLGSPTATKPQ is encoded by the exons ATGAGTTGCTTGTGGATGGGCAAT TTGGAGCCCTACATGGATGAAAAGTTCATTTCTCGAGCATTCGCCACCATGGGAGAACTAGTGGTTGGAGTGAGAATTATTCGAAACAAGATGAACTG GGGTGCAGCGGGTTATTGTTTTGTAGAGCTGGCAGACGAAGCAACGGCAGAGCGGTGCCTGAGGAAAGTCAACGGAAAACCTCTACCTGGAGCAACTCCG CCTAAAAGGTTCAAGCTTAACCGTGCCACTTATGGgaaacagggagagaccag GGGTGGCTATATGGACAACAAGTACGACCAACAGTACTCTTACAACAACAACCAATACTATCAAGATTACTCGAACTACTACTCAAACTGGGGTTATGACCAGAACACGGGCGACTACAGCGGCTACAACTATAACCAGTACGACTATAGCAACCAG ACGTACGAGGAGATGGAAGAATACGGACTGGAGG acCCCATGGCAGAGCTAGACGTAATCGAGGCCAACAGGCAGTTCATAGAGGAGAGCGAAGAACTATACGAAGCCATCATAGACTGCCACTGGCCCACCCTGGGGTCCCCTACAGCCACCAAGCCACAGTAG